The genomic window GCACAATCGTTTTCGATGTCGCCCCGGCGGACAAGCCGAGGCTCGCGGTGGGCGAGACGATTTCGATCCGCGTCGATCCGGCGAATCGCGATCGAATCATTGTCGTTCTGTGACCGGCACGAACTGGATGCCGTGTTATTCCGCCACCGGGACAACAGCTTTCACGTGCGCCCTCGGGTCGGCGAGGAGGAATTGGGCGGCGGCGTAGGTCGCCAGGATGACACCTTCGGTCAGCCGCCTGGCTCGCTGCCCGCGCACGGAGATACGGCGTAGCACGATGAGTCCATCGGACACCGTGAACAGCAACGCACCGGCGCCGAGCCGACTACGCGGATCGCGATTGGGAACATTAACGCCCGCAATGTTTTTCGCGCCGGGCGCGAGTCCCGGGTCCGATGCCAGTACCGCCGCCGTGCCGAGCGTCGCCCCATAGGCGGTGAGCGGTGCGGCGACCGTCGGCGCCTGCACCCGCATCAGCCCCGCCGCGCCGAGCCAGGCGGCCACTCGCGGCACCGCCACCGCGGCGCGCGGCCGGGCGCCCTGCCGCAACCACAGCGCGGAGTAGCCGGTCTGCATCACCGCGAACGCCGACGCGCCCGCGATCAGTCTGCGGTCGTCGTCGGGGTCGATGAGCAGGATGTCACCGAGGGTCGCGGCACCCAGCGAGCCGAGCAGCAACGTGCGATCGGTGGGGGCAATGGCGGTTTCGTCGGTGGCCACGTCGGCGGCCAGCAACGGCATCATCAGTGGTTTCGCGATCCACTGCACCTTCTCGCGGCCCGTGACGGCGGCATAGACGGTGGCAGCGGCCGCGGCGAGGAACCCGGCTCGGAACAACCGCATTGTTCAGAAGCTCGGCTCGATCGGCTTGGGCGGCAACGTGACGACCTGCCCCGCATAGCTCAGCCCCGCGCCGAAGCCGAGCAGCAGCGCCAGCTGGCCGCCCTTGGCCTTGCCGGTCACCAGCATCTCCTCCATCGCCAGCGGAATGGACGCGGCGGAGGTGTTGCCGGTCTGCTCGATGTCGTTGGCCATCGGGATGTCGTCGGCGAGGCCGAGGTTCTTCTTCATCAGCTC from Nocardia iowensis includes these protein-coding regions:
- a CDS encoding lysoplasmalogenase family protein, with the translated sequence MRLFRAGFLAAAAATVYAAVTGREKVQWIAKPLMMPLLAADVATDETAIAPTDRTLLLGSLGAATLGDILLIDPDDDRRLIAGASAFAVMQTGYSALWLRQGARPRAAVAVPRVAAWLGAAGLMRVQAPTVAAPLTAYGATLGTAAVLASDPGLAPGAKNIAGVNVPNRDPRSRLGAGALLFTVSDGLIVLRRISVRGQRARRLTEGVILATYAAAQFLLADPRAHVKAVVPVAE